In Geopsychrobacter electrodiphilus DSM 16401, a single window of DNA contains:
- a CDS encoding amidohydrolase family protein: MAMIYTAQYLVCNSSQTLEAGALLEDRGRIIEVGAFSLLKKAHPSATVIDYGDRVILPAFINAHTHLELSHYPESARAAGVSTEPCDFVDWVLRLISVKRSLPPNAMTAAIETGLRLSLAAGTGAVGDILSWYEGRSAYLQSPMSGRIYLESLGQDLYVTRQQFKKLSSVLKEKRVGKLELGVSPHSPYTIRPEYMRQLFQVCRAESLGCSTHIAESGAEVDFLADGTGAIVDSLYPAVNWHQYAPRARQISPVGFIAEQGGLFKNQLLVHGVQLKADEIAAIAEAHASLVLCPRSNAHLQVGVAPAAKLKQAGVRLALGTDSLASNQSLSLWDELAFAAEVYADAFDAAELFALATTGGASALGLTDQLGALNPGLCCSFQVVQPQVGIRGSKVLESLVCAGNGQQVYALVLDGKVVKLS; this comes from the coding sequence ATGGCTATGATTTATACCGCACAGTATCTGGTCTGCAACAGCAGTCAGACCCTTGAAGCCGGAGCCTTGCTTGAAGATCGAGGGCGGATTATTGAGGTCGGCGCTTTTTCGCTGCTAAAAAAAGCCCATCCTTCTGCAACGGTAATTGACTACGGAGACCGGGTCATTCTCCCGGCCTTTATTAACGCTCACACCCACCTGGAGCTGAGTCATTATCCTGAGTCCGCCAGGGCCGCAGGGGTCAGCACAGAACCCTGTGATTTCGTCGACTGGGTACTCCGCCTGATCTCGGTTAAACGCAGCCTCCCGCCAAATGCCATGACCGCTGCCATTGAAACCGGGCTGCGCTTATCTCTTGCGGCGGGGACTGGGGCCGTTGGCGATATCCTTTCGTGGTACGAAGGGCGTTCGGCCTATCTCCAGTCGCCAATGTCCGGTCGTATCTATCTGGAATCCCTCGGACAGGATCTGTATGTCACCCGGCAACAATTCAAAAAGCTGAGCAGCGTACTGAAAGAGAAGCGGGTCGGGAAGCTTGAGCTCGGTGTCAGTCCGCATAGCCCCTATACGATTCGACCCGAGTATATGCGTCAGCTTTTTCAAGTTTGTCGCGCGGAGTCATTAGGTTGTTCCACCCATATCGCTGAATCTGGCGCTGAGGTCGATTTTCTGGCTGATGGCACTGGCGCAATTGTCGATAGTCTCTACCCCGCAGTCAACTGGCACCAGTATGCTCCCAGGGCTCGGCAGATAAGTCCTGTGGGGTTTATCGCAGAGCAGGGTGGCCTGTTTAAAAACCAGTTATTGGTTCACGGTGTGCAATTAAAAGCCGATGAGATCGCGGCTATTGCCGAGGCCCATGCGAGTTTAGTGCTCTGCCCGCGCTCAAATGCGCATCTTCAAGTCGGGGTCGCACCGGCAGCAAAACTGAAACAGGCGGGGGTTCGGCTCGCCCTGGGGACCGACAGCCTCGCCAGCAATCAGAGCCTTTCCCTGTGGGATGAGCTGGCCTTTGCGGCTGAGGTCTATGCTGATGCCTTTGATGCAGCGGAGCTCTTTGCCCTTGCCACGACGGGCGGCGCCTCTGCGCTTGGTCTGACGGATCAACTTGGGGCACTGAACCCCGGTTTGTGCTGCAGCTTTCAGGTTGTTCAACCTCAGGTTGGGATCCGTGGGTCAAAGGTTCTGGAGTCTCTTGTTTGTGCGGGAAATGGGCAACAGGTTTATGCCCTGGTGCTTGATGGCAAGGTTGTCAAGCTGAGCTGA
- the panC gene encoding pantoate--beta-alanine ligase: MIIINSVSEMQRWSQEQKAAGKTIAFVPTMGFLHAGHHSLLVEGRNRGDLLVLSIFVNPAQFGVGEDLDVYPRDLCADTQLAAEAGVNVIFAPTVASMYPRGYTTWVDVEGITDILCGASRPGHFRGVTTVVSKLFNIIQPDVALFGCKDFQQLAVIRRMVLDLNMLVEIIGMPIVREADGLALSSRNSYLSPEERRQALSLSASLALARRLAAEGLRDSAAIIARVRDLISMNPATRIDYLQICHQFSLQVQAQIDADSVLLLAVFIGKTRLIDNSLLLG; this comes from the coding sequence ATGATTATCATAAATTCTGTCTCCGAAATGCAGCGCTGGAGCCAGGAGCAGAAAGCTGCAGGTAAAACCATCGCCTTTGTTCCGACCATGGGGTTTCTGCATGCCGGCCATCATTCACTCCTGGTCGAAGGACGTAATCGAGGAGATCTTCTGGTCTTGTCGATTTTTGTCAACCCGGCGCAGTTTGGCGTCGGTGAAGATCTTGATGTCTATCCGCGTGATCTTTGCGCCGACACCCAACTGGCGGCCGAAGCCGGGGTGAATGTGATCTTCGCGCCGACAGTTGCGTCGATGTACCCTCGGGGATATACCACCTGGGTCGATGTCGAAGGGATCACTGATATTCTCTGCGGAGCCAGTCGCCCCGGCCACTTTCGCGGCGTGACGACGGTGGTCAGCAAGCTGTTCAACATCATCCAGCCCGATGTCGCCCTTTTCGGGTGCAAGGATTTTCAACAGTTGGCCGTGATTCGACGCATGGTGCTTGATCTGAACATGCTGGTCGAGATTATCGGCATGCCGATTGTGCGCGAGGCAGACGGTCTGGCCCTGAGTTCTCGCAACAGCTACCTTTCTCCGGAGGAGCGACGTCAGGCCCTTTCCTTGTCAGCCTCACTTGCCCTTGCGCGCCGGCTCGCCGCTGAAGGGCTGCGTGACAGCGCGGCAATTATCGCGCGCGTGCGAGATCTGATCAGCATGAACCCTGCGACCCGCATCGATTATCTCCAGATCTGTCATCAATTCAGTCTGCAGGTTCAAGCGCAGATCGATGCTGATTCCGTGTTACTGCTCGCGGTTTTTATCGGGAAAACGCGTCTGATCGACAACAGCTTGCTGCTCGGTTGA
- a CDS encoding SoxR reducing system RseC family protein, with the protein MQSVIVEFGTIVELKGRQIASVLCQKQSACKHCPSSGACQVGDDGKAMLVEAYNQIGAEVGDTVRVETSTKHFLQSSFVLYILPVIGLLIGAVAGELIAEHTQVGVDPKLLSALIGVAFLVGTFLCIRVGTRALKREVFMPRITGLQAEPDTQAKELLKNGY; encoded by the coding sequence ATGCAGTCGGTGATAGTTGAATTTGGAACCATCGTTGAGCTTAAAGGTCGTCAGATTGCTTCGGTCCTCTGCCAGAAACAGAGCGCCTGCAAGCACTGTCCTTCTTCCGGGGCCTGTCAGGTCGGTGATGACGGCAAGGCGATGCTGGTTGAAGCCTATAATCAGATCGGGGCTGAAGTCGGGGATACGGTCAGGGTTGAGACCAGCACCAAACATTTTCTGCAATCCTCCTTTGTCCTTTACATCCTGCCGGTCATCGGGTTACTAATCGGCGCTGTTGCCGGAGAGTTGATTGCCGAGCATACTCAGGTCGGTGTTGATCCAAAGCTGCTGTCGGCCTTGATCGGGGTCGCTTTTCTTGTCGGTACCTTCCTTTGCATCCGGGTCGGTACCCGCGCCCTCAAACGTGAAGTGTTTATGCCGCGGATTACCGGGCTTCAAGCTGAACCAGACACCCAAGCCAAAGAACTGTTGAAAAATGGGTATTAA
- the smpB gene encoding SsrA-binding protein SmpB: protein MGIKIIASNKKAYHDYFIEETYEAGLVLQGTEVKSLRLGHVNIKEAFCRIRNGEVFIDNMTINIYEQGNRENHEPTRRRKLLLHHIEIDKLIRLTEQKGLTLLPTKIYFKDSLVKLEIGVGRGKKLHDKRETLKSKEANREMARAIKSATY from the coding sequence ATGGGTATTAAAATTATCGCCAGTAATAAAAAGGCTTATCACGACTACTTCATCGAAGAGACCTACGAAGCCGGTCTGGTGCTGCAGGGGACCGAGGTCAAGTCACTGCGCCTTGGACATGTCAATATCAAGGAGGCCTTCTGCCGCATTCGCAATGGTGAGGTCTTCATTGATAACATGACGATCAACATCTATGAGCAGGGTAACCGTGAAAACCATGAGCCGACCCGTCGGCGCAAATTACTGCTGCACCATATCGAGATCGACAAACTGATCCGCCTCACCGAGCAGAAAGGACTGACCCTGCTGCCGACCAAAATCTATTTTAAGGACAGCCTGGTCAAACTGGAGATCGGCGTGGGCCGCGGTAAAAAACTGCATGACAAACGCGAGACCCTTAAAAGCAAAGAGGCCAATCGTGAGATGGCGCGCGCCATAAAAAGCGCAACATATTAG
- the panB gene encoding 3-methyl-2-oxobutanoate hydroxymethyltransferase, protein MKPKKTILDIALMKQSGEKISILTAYDYPFAQLMDQAGIDVILVGDSVATVFSGHENTLPVTMDEMIYHTRPVVRAAKHALVVADMPFMSYQIDLADARRNAGRLIKEAGAQAVKLEGGQNIAATIAAITEIDIPVMAHIGLTPQSIHRMGGFKVQGRQDAQAAQLMADAKAVEAAGAFAVVLEGIPAHLAAQVTAALSIPTIGIGAGAGCDGQVLVIHDILGLCDKYSPKFVKRFADVQQIISDGIGEYISEVKSGAFPTAEHSFK, encoded by the coding sequence GTGAAACCAAAAAAAACGATTCTCGACATTGCATTAATGAAGCAGTCAGGTGAGAAAATCAGCATATTGACCGCCTACGATTACCCCTTCGCCCAGTTGATGGATCAAGCGGGCATCGATGTGATTCTGGTCGGTGATTCCGTCGCTACGGTATTTTCAGGGCATGAAAATACCTTGCCGGTGACTATGGATGAAATGATCTATCACACCCGGCCCGTGGTACGCGCTGCAAAACATGCGCTGGTCGTTGCGGATATGCCTTTCATGTCCTATCAGATCGATCTGGCTGATGCTCGCCGCAACGCCGGCCGCCTGATCAAGGAAGCTGGGGCTCAGGCGGTTAAACTGGAAGGCGGCCAGAATATTGCCGCCACCATCGCCGCGATTACCGAAATAGATATCCCGGTTATGGCGCACATTGGACTGACGCCGCAATCCATACATCGTATGGGCGGGTTCAAGGTTCAGGGACGCCAGGATGCCCAGGCGGCGCAGCTTATGGCGGATGCCAAAGCGGTTGAGGCCGCTGGCGCTTTTGCCGTTGTGCTTGAAGGGATTCCGGCACATCTGGCTGCCCAGGTCACGGCGGCCTTGAGTATCCCGACCATCGGTATCGGTGCCGGCGCCGGCTGCGATGGTCAGGTGCTGGTTATTCACGATATCCTCGGTTTGTGTGACAAATATTCACCCAAGTTTGTCAAGCGCTTCGCCGATGTCCAGCAAATCATCAGCGACGGTATCGGCGAGTACATCAGCGAAGTCAAAAGCGGAGCCTTTCCGACTGCAGAACACAGCTTCAAGTAA